Proteins co-encoded in one Zygotorulaspora mrakii chromosome 5, complete sequence genomic window:
- the KAP122 gene encoding Kap122p (similar to Saccharomyces cerevisiae KAP122 (YGL016W); ancestral locus Anc_4.105), translated as MNIEEVVSLIEELYSPHPSRDVIQIQQSLQVVQRSDEGIHLANELLINPSHSSNVKYFGALTLTVQLTTNVDSHETLWKLFKCNLLHLSKCCNLYISDTQAYASLITIIKKLMSNLSLIFTNINESDFEASNCNVISQWNNPVNTLLQLLSSYNNVPLHQWTTNPEMDQILHQYINAPITYDNLIQSIQSSPACNKLLLMFTQIIVEDLTKFQTKKNRMSKVYEIVHDHLYISTMALINANLTIIDCSDDIIFDSISAWISYISMVRNVSRHGRMDLNEMFENMVDLILKSTQESDNFAIAEKIIGIIGTVFANDPTLMGFELREKIEIIFIGVSKSGNLDISKHNWMLQYMNHLVTNEMTEELKELAICIVDFLQINTLDVCNKLFTTISSTTVNHEALQQYVKVLLQMTNFPLVPVLREHFSVRMVDIWLDLSEAYTNLSPETLSEQGPQLATEIFQQVVQILLPKISLINKGKIIEGDSDETAFHEFDDFRSAVSDLMESLWSILGNDKLTNILISGLGNHLHAINHVENTDNDGIFDIEAIAFLLNTLLRDMTLSESPWVCDVMDSCEFLVGNILMLLQHGFESPGNSAGSHALKLDFVRTSSVLLGTIAGYFQQSPSQLDICIDTLFQGLQITTLGSGSDTELNNKLEILTIKALSTLCDVCRQELSSSLDKFLAVLSSVMSPNSNYSSFTREKLVRSVGYIIEAQQSGPEQQGNYILQLLSMFENLIRQTMMIPTQQMQQQRIYLHCLFSCISELGSSLIREEEDENLSVIERMSGYNEYWKNDPLAIRAKIMDLIEFILNDTLLSVDPEFVEVACLILGKALNLPDDEPHFLKYSMSEIMRFLLKQADKTSILISLPYYVYLLEKLINRFKDQLSSHDCDFIIEQVFLKRYQDSIVSDPDSLQSTINFINCILDCKPSLLIHSKHWMTFILPEFLKLLSVREKFTIVAITKFWVKILSNRRYTQQDLATMQQQIISLGQDLVYQTLFGLYHTQRSDINNYTDILRALVAKFPLQIKMWLVNALPQVSSHHKDHEKLINKLLVTRGNRAAGNAILEWWLECNQLPAL; from the exons ATGaatattgaagaagttgtAAGC CTTATCGAGGAACTATATTCACCACATCCTTCTCGCGATGTTATTCAAATCCAACAAAGTCTCCAAGTCGTTCAAAGGTCAGATGAAGGTATCCATCTCGCCAATGAACTACTAATAAATCCTTCTCATTCTTCAAACGTGAAATATTTTGGTGCTTTAACCTTGACGGTTCAATTGACCACAAATGTTGATTCTCATGAGACTTTGTGGAAACTTTTTAAGTGCAATTTGTTGCACTTAAGCAAGTGTTGCAATCTATACATAAGTGATACCCAAGCTTACGCATCATTGATCAccataataaaaaaattaatgtCTAACCTCTCACTTATTTTCACGAATATCAATGAGTCCGATTTTGAGGCCAGTAATTGCAATGTAATTTCACAATGGAATAATCCAGTGAATACTTTGCTCCAATTACTTTCAAGTTACAATAATGTACCCTTACATCAATGGACGACTAATCCAGAAATGGATCAGATTTTACACCAATATATTAATGCACCTATAACATATGATAACTTGATCCAATCTATCCAGTCCTCTCCAGCTTGCAATAAATTGCTTCTGATGTTCACACAAATTATAGTGGAAGATTTAACTAAATTCCAAACGAAAAAGAATCGAATGTCTAAAGTTTACGAAATTGTGCATGATCATCTGTATATCTCCACAATGGCTCTGATAAATGCAAATTTGACTATTATTGACTGCTCTGATGATATAATCTTCGACAGCATCAGTGCTTGGATTAGCTATATCTCAATGGTAAGAAATGTGTCAAGACATGGTAGAATGGATCTCAATGAAATGTTTGAGAATATGGTAGACCTTATACTCAAATCAACTCAAGAAAGTGATAATTTCGCtattgctgaaaaaattatagGAATAATTGGAACCGTTTTTGCCAATGATCCTACCTTGATGGGCTTCGAGCTTCGtgagaaaattgaaataatATTTATTGGCGTTTCAAAGTCCGGAAATCTCGATATTTCGAAACATAACTGGATGTTACAATATATGAATCATTTGGTTACTAATGAAATGACTGAGGAATTGAAGGAGTTAGCTATTTGCATTGTTGACTTTCTGCAAATAAATACCCTCGATGTTTGCAACAAACTGTTTACTACAATCTCTTCAACAACTGTAAACCATGAGGCTTTACAGCAATATGTCAAAGTCCTATTGCAAATGACAAATTTTCCTTTGGTACCAGTTTTAAGGGAGCATTTTTCTGTGCGAATGGTAGATATTTGGCTGGATTTGTCCGAAGCTTACACTAATTTAAGCCCAGAAACATTGTCGGAACAAGGTCCACAATTGGCTACTGAAATCTTTCAGCAAGTCGTTCAAATACTCTTGCCCAAAATTAGTTTGAtaaacaaaggaaaaatcaTCGAAGGAGATAGCGATGAAACAGCTTTTCATGAATTCGACGATTTCCGCTCAGCTGTGTCAGACCTGATGGAATCTTTGTGGTCGATACTCGGCAACGACAAGTTAACCAATATTTTAATTTCAGGTTTGGGCAACCATTTGCACGCAATAAATCATGTAGAAAATACAGATAACGACGGTATATTTGACATAGAAGCTATTGCCTTTCTACTTAATACATTATTGAGAGATATGACCTTATCTGAGAGTCCTTGGGTCTGTGATGTTATGGACTCATGTGAATTTCTTGTAGGAAATATTTTAATGCTTTTGCAGCATGGGTTTGAAAGTCCCGGAAACAGCGCAGGTTCACATGCTTTGAAGTTAGATTTTGTAAGAACGAGCTCTGTTCTTCTCGGAACTATTGCTGGCTACTTCCAGCAATCTCCCTCTCAGTTAGATATTTGTATCGATACTCTTTTTCAAGGACTACAAATAACTACCTTGGGGAGCGGTAGTGATACGGAGTTAAACAATAAGTTGGAAATTCTGACCATCAAAGCGCTATCCACATTATGTGATGTATGCAGGCAAGAATTATCTTCTAGTCTAGATAAATTTTTGGCGGTATTGAGTTCAGTCATGTCACCAAACTCCAACTACTCAAGCTTTACTAGAGAGAAATTAGTGCGTTCTGTTGGATATATAATTGAAGCTCAACAGTCAGGTCCTGAACAACAAGGAAACTATATTTTACAATTACTCAGCATGTTTGAAAATCTTATCAGGCAAACTATGATGATCCCGACACAACAAATGCAACAGCAGAGAATTTATTTACATTGCCTATTCTCATGCATCTCTGAACTAGGTTCCTCGCTTATTCGAGAAGAAGAGGACGAGAATTTATCAGTAATTGAAAGAATGTCAGGATATAACGAATATTGGAAGAACGATCCCTTGGCTATTCGAGCAAAGATCATGGATCTAATCGAGTTCATATTAAATGATACATTGTTATCAGTAGATCCAGAATTTGTTGAGGTTGCATGCTTGATACTAGGTAAGGCACTAAATTTACCTGATGATGAGCCCcattttctcaaatattCAATGTCAGAAATCATGCGATTTCTTTTAAAGCAGGCTGACAAAACTagtattttgatttctttgcCCTATTATGTTTACTTGCTGGAGAAACTGATTAATCGCTTTAAAGATCAATTATCCTCGCATGACTGTGATTTTATCATCGAACAAGTATTCCTGAAAAGGTATCAAGATAGCATTGTCTCGGACCCAGACTCGCTTCAATCTACAATAAACTTTATTAATTGTATCTTGGATTGCAAACCGTCCTTACTCATTCATTCCAAGCATTGGATGACATTTATTTTACCtgagtttttgaaacttCTCTCTGTTAGAGAAAAATTTACAATTGTAGCAATAACTAAATTTTGGGTAAAGATCTTAAGCAACAGGAGATACACACAACAAGATTTGGCAACAATGCAGCAACAAATCATTTCTTTAGGCCAAGATTTAGTGTACCAGACGTTATTTGGCTTGTACCATACCCAAAGATCGGATATTAACAATTACACCGATATATTGCGGGCTCTTGTTGCCAAATTTCCacttcaaatcaaaatgtGGCTTGTAAATGCTTTGCCGCAAGTGTCAAGTCATCATAAAGatcatgaaaaattgataaataAGCTACTAGTGACGAGAGGAAATAGGGCTGCAGGGAATGCCATTTTGGAGTGGTGGTTGGAGTGCAATCAATTGCCGGCATTGTAA
- the HIR1 gene encoding Hir1p (similar to Saccharomyces cerevisiae HIR1 (YBL008W); ancestral locus Anc_4.106) translates to MRIIKFPWLAHEQENRKYEVYAVDVSPDGKRVATGGLDGKIRIWSIDSIIKASNEGLSTVIVHEQDKKPLASMSRHTGSVTSLKFSPDGKYLASGSDDRILLIWGKEDEQRTEHMFGSEVEREHWTVRRRLVAHDNDIQDICWAPDSSILVTVGLDRSIILWNGSTFEKIKRFDIHQSLVKGVIFDPANKYFATASDDRTLKIFRYHKTGDTAITIEHIVTEPFKGSPLTTYFRRLSWSPDGQHIAVPNATNGPVSSVAIVNRGTWDTDISLIGHDAPTEVARFNPRIFESKIGNDAPVTDDHTTTKRKHSVGDAFDTVVATAGQDKSLAVWSTSKERPIFVAYDITNGTVTDMAWNPEGNMLFLTSLDCSITVFLFEDNELGNAIPLERNIEQLHRYGVDKDSLDFPESIKQLLSEDIVRQSRTKRQKENSTDSFYEARLKLAKDQSTTENGDSALKLDSTKPLINSEKVNILIPKRKHDGKTKPIMMKNGKKRVAPTLISSGYSPSRKTTTFPKDLSTTEFEKFGSSATKATLTRSTLRTESLNGRISVSSVCLPRLGLHTLIMGAKERNKSMFERSDDGASSNKQDRESALVDINVATPGLEGELLAEEKANEEMDPEHLNDPVITLNAKLSKEKVWAEEPNSKFVEDSGVIADTDAVLLQGGDFEDFYVLEIRNGVERSIQFDEEALLENPSRVLGYYKGKRTIETFIPEVIICAVCSLACKSWCLATANGSLQIISFNGQSRIPKISIGHKIIEMSATGDFLIVLTEKGLFFVWDLKTLKLIYKNVPILPILFNEPVDENKVRVYKKITSFSLTENAKSIIVEMINPKESYEWVGNMGCWSMLTQESSAATAS, encoded by the coding sequence ATGagaattatcaaatttccATGGCTTGCTCACGAACAAGAAAACCGAAAATATGAGGTCTATGCGGTAGATGTTAGTCCCGATGGCAAACGTGTGGCCACGGGTGGTTTGGATGGAAAAATTCGAATATGGTCAATCGACTCAATCATTAAAGCCTCTAATGAAGGCCTTTCAACAGTTATCGTTCATGAACAAGATAAAAAGCCACTAGCTAGTATGAGTCGACATACAGGATCTGTGACATCACTAAAATTTTCACCCGACGGTAAATATCTTGCAAGTGGTTCTGATGATCGTATTTTACTCATATGGGGTAAAGAGGATGAGCAGCGGACAGAACATATGTTCGGTTCTGAAGTAGAAAGGGAGCATTGGACAGTACGGAGACGGCTTGTCGCCCATGACAATGATATCCAGGACATCTGTTGGGCGCCAGATTCCAGCATTTTGGTGACAGTAGGACTTGACAGATCCATTATATTATGGAACGGCTCCACATTCGAGAAAATAAAACGGTTTGATATACATCAATCTCTCGTAAAGGGTGTCATCTTCGATCCTGCaaacaaatattttgcTACGGCTTCAGATGATAGAACATTGAAGATCTTCCGTTATCATAAGACTGGTGATACTGCAATTACAATAGAGCACATCGTCACAGAGCCGTTCAAGGGCTCGCCTCTTACTACATATTTCAGGAGACTTTCGTGGTCACCGGATGGGCAGCATATCGCTGTACCCAATGCGACTAACGGACCTGTAAGCTCCGTCGCTATTGTCAATAGAGGTACTTGGGATACGGATATTAGTCTTATCGGACATGATGCGCCTACTGAGGTAGCTAGGTTCAATCCAAGAATTTTCGaatcaaaaattggaaatgatGCTCCGGTAACCGATGATCATACTACAACAAAGAGAAAACACTCTGTTGGAGACGCTTTTGATACTGTGGTAGCAACTGCTGGTCAGGATAAGTCATTGGCTGTATGGAGCACCAGCAAGGAGAGACCCATTTTTGTGGCTTATGACATTACAAATGGTACTGTGACAGATATGGCATGGAATCCAGAGGGAAATATGTTGTTCTTAACATCTTTAGATTGCTCTATTACTGTCTTCTTATTTGAGGATAATGAGCTTGGTAATGCGATACCTTTGGAGAGAAATATTGAACAATTACACAGATATGGGGTTGACAAAGATTCACTTGACTTTCCTGAAAGTATAAAACAGCTTTTGTCAGAAGACATTGTACGTCAATCAAGAACCAAGCgtcaaaaagaaaactcaACTGATTCTTTTTACGAAGCTCGACTGAAACTTGCGAAAGATCAAAGTACTACAGAAAATGGAGATTCAGCTTTAAAATTAGACTCAACAAAGCCGCTAATAAATAGTGAAAAGGTAAATATATTGATACCCAAGAGGAAGCACGATGGAAAAACGAAACCTattatgatgaaaaatggtaaaaaaaGGGTTGCACCAACACTAATATCTTCTGGGTATTCACCAAGCAGGAAAACGACAACATTCCCAAAAGACTTATCGACGACagagtttgaaaagtttggtAGCAGTGCAACAAAAGCTACGTTGACTAGATCGACTTTACGTACAGAAAGCTTGAACGGGCGAATAAGTGTATCTTCTGTATGCTTGCCTAGACTAGGGCTTCACACCTTAATCATGGGAGCGAAAGAGAGAAATAAGAGCATGTTCGAAAGAAGCGATGACGGCGCTTCGTCAAATAAGCAGGACAGAGAATCTGCGTTAGTGGATATAAATGTGGCAACACCTGGACTTGAAGGCGAGTTGCTCGCAGAGGAGAAGGCcaatgaagaaatggatCCGGAACATCTCAATGATCCTGTAATAACATTGAATGCAAAACTatctaaagaaaaagtttgGGCTGAAGAGCCCAACAgcaaatttgttgaagattcGGGCGTAATTGCCGACACAGACGCCGTACTTTTACAAGGAGGTGATTTCGAAGATTTTTACGTCCTGGAAATTCGCAATGGTGTTGAAAGATCCATTCAATTTGACGAAGAAGCCCTGCTAGAGAATCCGTCTCGCGTGCTTGGGTATTACAAAGGTAAAAGAACAATAGAAACATTCATACCTGAAGTTATCATATGTGCAGTTTGCTCCTTAGCATGTAAATCTTGGTGCCTTGCCACAGCGAATGGCTCACTGCAAAttatttccttcaatggCCAATCACGGATACCTAAAATCAGCATCGGGCACAAGATAATCGAGATGTCTGCCACAGGCGATTTTCTTATTGTCTTGACAGAAAAGGGACTTTTTTTCGTGTGGGATCTAAAGACTCTTAAGCTGATATATAAAAACGTACCAATACTGCCTATTCTGTTTAATGAACCAGTCGACGAAAACAAAGTTCGGGTATACAAGAAGATTACATCCTTCTCGTTAACAGAAAATGCAAAGTCTATTATTGTAGAAATGATTAACCCAAAAGAAAGTTATGAGTGGGTTGGTAACATGGGATGTTGGTCTATGTTAACGCAAGAATCATCAGCAGCTACTGCTTCCTAA
- the JAC1 gene encoding J-type chaperone JAC1 (similar to Saccharomyces cerevisiae JAC1 (YGL018C); ancestral locus Anc_4.103), producing MLRTAVQRRSISTFYELFPRTFPKGTPQWNIEQSKLRKEYRALQAQYHPDMLSATFGKSSDHDGGDQSSLLNKAYHTLKDPLLRSQHILKAVQGTDLSQERIAQDIMQSNPDLLIQVLDTHEQLEEVQNIEDVHVIERENKQRITSIEHQLEQCFNDKDFAKASKLTVELKYWVNLAKAIKEWEPGKPVTLSH from the coding sequence ATGCTACGTACTGCTGTGCAGAGAAGATCAATATCAACGTTCTATGAATTGTTCCCACGGACTTTTCCTAAAGGCACTCCACAGTGGAACATAGAGCAGTCGAAACTTCGCAAAGAATATCGAGCACTACAAGCGCAGTATCATCCTGATATGCTTTCTGCAACGTTTGGCAAATCAAGTGACCATGATGGTGGTGACCAGTCGTCTTTGTTGAATAAAGCGTATCATACGTTGAAGGATCCTTTATTGAGATCGCAACACATCCTCAAAGCTGTTCAGGGTACAGATTTAAGTCAAGAACGAATAGCACAAGATATAATGCAAAGCAATCCAGATCTCCTTATACAGGTTTTGGACACGCATGAGCAGTTAGAGGAGGTACAAAACATTGAAGATGTTCATGTAATTGAGAGAGAGAACAAACAAAGAATCACAAGTATCGAACATCAATTAGAACAATGTTTCAACGACAAAGACTTTGCCAAAGCCTCAAAGCTTACTGtagaattgaaatattgGGTCAATTTGGCGAAAGCTATTAAAGAGTGGGAACCTGGCAAGCCGGTAACCCTCTCGCATTAG
- the ATE1 gene encoding arginyltransferase (similar to Saccharomyces cerevisiae ATE1 (YGL017W); ancestral locus Anc_4.104), producing the protein MTERLIISAPFYIRESNTECGYCHGKKPIEQDYSLQSWSQFLQEDGDNIAFENATLGFQAESLSVEMYDKLCNIGFRRSGKFLYKTDMLRNCCRLYTIRTTSKQVRFSKELKTSVKRYKKSIRDDDVQDQKLSNSNNTTNREVDYFKEMIEGERNSNCFKCVFEPAVFTKEKYDLFVKYQENVHKDHINSEKSFKRFLCDSPFSEETIIGTQEEWDELNNWKDFKKNDRLKRLGPAHECYYYKNNLIAVAVVDILPSGISSVYFIWDPDYHKWSLGKLSALRELCITERLNLGYYYMGYYIEDCPKMAYKAKYGGELLDICRHEYIPIEKLKENVNLEKLFTFQNESSEVFSEQHLNDKLKGPPTLMDSKSNARNTADSVYGPEGTAVINANAAARKLSDLGIPYEVTQDRSIYGNHSETSTAKDYRNFPNVFPGLVPLPEILEMVEKGKLNMLNYGLLFYDTKLGNIRPMSNFEKESSHIKKLVCDIVRCIGLHNTIDALIII; encoded by the coding sequence ATGACTGAAAGGTTAATAATATCTGCTCCATTCTACATAAGGGAGTCCAATACTGAATGCGGCTATTGTCATGGAAAAAAGCCCATAGAGCAAGACTATTCGTTGCAATCGTGGTCTCAGTTCCTCCAAGAAGACGGAGACAATattgcatttgaaaatgccaCGTTAGGATTTCAAGCAGAGTCTTTGTCAGTCGAAATGTATGACAAATTATGTAACATAGGGTTTAGAAGATCCGGGAAGTTTCTTTACAAGACAGATATGCTGAGAAATTGCTGCCGTCTCTATACTATAAGAACTACTTCAAAGCAAGTGCGGTTTTCCAAAGAGCTGAAGACTAGCGTTAAAAGATATAAGAAGAGCATTAGGGATGACGATGTCCAAGATCAAAAACTCTCAAATAGCAATAACACGACCAACCGAGAGGTGGACTATTTTAAGGAAATGATTGAAGGTGAGAGGAATTCAAACTGTTTCAAATGCGTTTTTGAACCTGCTGTATTcacaaaggaaaaatatgACCTTTTCGTAAAGTATCAGGAAAATGTTCATAAGGATCATATCAACAGTGAGaagtctttcaaaagatttctaTGCGATTCACCTTTCTCTGAAGAGACTATTATCGGTACACAGGAAGAATGGGACGAACTCAATAACTGGAAggatttcaagaagaatGATAGATTGAAACGATTGGGTCCAGCTCATGAATGCTACtattataaaaataatttgATTGCTGTAGCAGTAGTGGATATATTACCGTCAGGCATATCTTCAGTATATTTCATTTGGGATCCAGACTACCATAAGTGGTCACTTGGGAAGCTCAGCGCATTAAGGGAGCTGTGCATCACAGAGCGACTAAACCTCGGTTATTATTATATGGGCTACTATATCGAGGATTGTCCAAAAATGGCTTACAAGGCAAAGTATGGAGGCGAATTACTAGATATCTGTCGACATGAATATATTCCCATagaaaaactgaaagaaaatgtaaACCTGGAGAAGCTTTTTacctttcaaaatgaaagttCTGAGGTATTTAGCGAGCAGCATCTAAACGACAAGCTTAAGGGACCCCCAACTTTGATGGACTCCAAGTCAAATGCCAGAAACACTGCAGATTCAGTGTATGGTCCAGAGGGAACCGCTGTAATCAATGCGAATGCTGCTGCACGGAAGTTGTCAGACTTAGGCATTCCATATGAGGTCACTCAGGATAGAAGTATCTATGGGAATCATAGTGAGACAAGTACGGCAAAGGATTACAGAAATTTTCCAAACGTATTCCCCGGTTTAGTGCCTTTGCCAGAGATACTTGAAATGGTAGAAAAGGGTAAACTAAACATGCTCAACTATGGACTTCTTTTCTATGACACGAAGCTGGGAAATATACGTCCAATGtcgaattttgaaaaggaatcATCGCACATCAAGAAACTAGTTTGTGATATTGTAAGATGCATTGGGTTGCACAACACAATTGATGCTTTAATTATAATATAA
- the LEU1 gene encoding 3-isopropylmalate dehydratase LEU1 (similar to Saccharomyces cerevisiae LEU1 (YGL009C); ancestral locus Anc_4.107), whose amino-acid sequence MSYISTTGPRTLYDKVFDDHVVHKDESGSYLLYIDRHLVHEVTSPQAFEGLKNAGRKVRRIDCTLATVDHNIPTVSRKNFKSTATFIEQPDSRLQVETLEQNVKDFGVTFFGMSSSRQGIVHVIGPEQGFTLPGTTVVCGDSHTSTHGAFGSLAFGIGTSEVEHVMATQTIIQSKSKNMKIFVEGTLSDGITSKDLILHIIGVIGTAGGTGCVIEFAGAAIEALSMEARMSMCNMAIEAGARAGMIKPDEITFEYIKDKPLAPKGAEWEKAVKYWRTLHTDEGANFDHEVVIKASDVVPTITWGTSPQDALPITASVPDPSKVTDPIKKSGMENALKYMGLTPNTPFKQIPIDKVFIGSCTNSRIEDLRNAAAVVKGYKKATNVKLALVVPGSGLVKAQAEKEGLDKIFEEAGFEWREAGCSMCLGMNPDILEPEERCASTSNRNFEGRQGAKSRTHLMSPAMAAAAGIIGHFFDIREFQYKNGDEPKISLDQAAEDKALQDAVYEHENEPVQPDEASEEVAEEEIDDIPISTTTKAETKPVGMKPFHTLKGTTAPLDKANVDTDAIIPKQFLKTIKRTGLRSGLFYEWRFVKGADGKDKETDFVLNVEPYRNAEILLVSGDNFGCGSSREHAPWALKDFGIKCIIAPSFGDIFYNNSFKNGLLPIRIDQQTILEKLFPIAKAGSSLVVDLPNQTIADKDGNILVQHFEIEPFRKHCLVNGLDDIGITMQKEEFITKYEAVRRDRFSFLEGGAKLIKPVRGTKKSPFGVTAQEW is encoded by the coding sequence aTGTCCTATATATCAACAACTGGTCCAAGAACTTTGTATGACAAGGTATTCGATGACCACGTCGTTCACAAAGATGAGTCAGGCTCCTATCTTTTATATATCGATAGACATTTAGTGCATGAAGTAACTTCTCCCCAAGCTTTCGAAGGTCTGAAAAATGCTGGGAGAAAAGTTAGGAGGATCGACTGTACTCTGGCTACAGTTGATCACAACATTCCAACCGTGTCTagaaagaatttcaaatcaactGCTACTTTCATTGAACAACCAGATTCCCGTTTACAAGTTGAAACATTGGAGCAAAATGTGAAAGATTTTGGTGTGACGTTTTTTGGTATGTCGTCGTCAAGACAAGGTATTGTTCACGTTATTGGTCCGGAGCAAGGCTTTACCCTGCCAGGTACTACTGTTGTTTGTGGTGACTCTCACACTTCTACACACGGTGCATTCGGTTCTTTAGCTTTTGGAATTGGTACTTCTGAAGTTGAACATGTTATGGCCACACAGACAATTATTCAAAGTAAATCCAAAaacatgaaaatttttgttgagGGTACGTTATCTGATGGTATCACTTCAAAGGATTTGATTCTTCACATCATTGGTGTTATTGGTACTGCGGGTGGTACGGGATGCGTCATTGAGTTTGCAGGAGCTGCTATTGAAGCTTTGTCAATGGAAGCACGTATGTCTATGTGTAATATGGCTATTGAAGCAGGTGCCAGAGCAGGTATGATTAAACCAGATGAAATCACTTTTGAATACATTAAAGATAAGCCTTTGGCTCCAAAGGGCGCTGAATGGGAGAAAGCTGTCAAATACTGGAGAACTCTGCACACTGATGAGGGTGCCAACTTCGATCATGAAGTCGTTATAAAGGCGTCTGATGTTGTTCCAACTATCACATGGGGTACCTCTCCACAAGATGCTCTTCCAATCACTGCATCCGTCCCTGATCCTTCGAAGGTTACCGATCCTATCAAAAAGTCAGGCATGGAAAATGCATTGAAATATATGGGCTTAACCCCAAACACTCCATTCAAACAGATTCCGATTGATAAGGTTTTTATTGGTTCTTGTACCAATTCCCGTATTGAAGATTTAAGAAATGCAGCTGCGGTTGTTAAGGGATACAAAAAAGCTACCAACGTGAAATTAGCATTGGTTGTTCCAGGTTCCGGTTTGGTTAAAGCACAAGCTGAAAAGGAAGGTTtagataaaatttttgaagaagcgGGTTTCGAATGGAGAGAAGCTGGTTGCTCAATGTGTCTAGGTATGAACCCAGATATTTTAGAGCCTGAGGAACGTTGTGCTTCCACATCTAACAGAAATTTCGAAGGTCGTCAAGGTGCAAAATCTCGTACTCATCTGATGTCACCAGCAATGGCTGCTGCCGCTGGTATAATAGGTCATTTTTTCGATATCAGAGAATTTCAATACAAAAATGGTGACGAGCCAAAGATATCTCTTGATCAAGCGGCCGAAGACAAAGCATTGCAAGATGCCGTTTATGAACATGAAAATGAGCCAGTTCAACCTGATGAAGCTTCTGAAGAAGTcgctgaagaagaaatcgaCGACATTCCTATTTCAACTACTACTAAGGCTGAGACAAAACCCGTTGGTATGAAACCATTCCATACACTGAAAGGTACAACAGCTCCTTTGGATAAGGCAAATGTTGATACTGATGCAATCATTCCAAagcaatttttgaaaacaattaAGAGAACTGGTTTAAGATCAGGTCTCTTCTACGAATGGCGTTTTGTGAAAGGTGCTGACGGTAAGGATAAGGAAACTGACTTTGTTTTGAATGTTGAACCATATAGAAATGCAGAAATATTGCTAGTAAGCGGTGACAACTTCGGTTGCGGTTCGTCTAGGGAACATGCACCATGGgcattgaaagatttcgGTATTAAATGTATCATTGCTCCATCTTTTGGtgatatattttacaaCAACTCTTTCAAGAACGGTCTTCTACCAATTAGAATAGACCAACAAACGATTCTCGAAAAGTTGTTTCCAATCGCCAAGGCAGGGTCATCTCTAGTTGTCGATTTGCCAAATCAAACAATTGCTGACAAGGATGGAAATATTCTTGTacaacattttgaaatcgaaCCATTTAGGAAACACTGTCTAGTCAATGGTTTGGATGATATCGGTATTACCATGCAAAAGGAAGAATTCATAACCAAATATGAAGCAGTGAGAAGAGACagattttcctttttggAAGGTGGTGCTAAATTAATCAAACCTGTAAGAGGGACTAAAAAAAGTCCTTTCGGCGTTACCGCGCAGGAGTGGTGA